The following coding sequences lie in one Capnocytophaga stomatis genomic window:
- the ettA gene encoding energy-dependent translational throttle protein EttA — protein MSDDKKVIFSMSRVSKTYSSTNKQVLKDIYLSFFYGAKIGILGLNGSGKSSLLKIIAGVDKNYQGDVVFAPGYTVGYLEQEPQLDENKTVIEVVREGASEIIGILDEFNKINDMFGLEEVYSDPDKMQKLMDKQAELQDKIDACGGWEIDNKLEIAMDALRTPDPDTPIKVLSGGERRRVALCRLLLQQPDVLLLDEPTNHLDAESVLWLEQHLQQYTGTVIAVTHDRYFLDNVAGWILELDRGEGIPWKGNYSSWLDQKAKRLAQEQKTESKRQKVLERELEWVRQGAKGRQAKQKARLQNYDRLLNEDQKQLEEKLEIYIPNGPRLGTNVIEAKHVSKAFGDKILYEDLNFVLPQAGIVGVIGPNGAGKSTIFRMIMGEETPDSGEFIVGETVKIAYVDQSHKDIDPEKSIWENFSDGQDLIMMGGRQVNSRAYLSRFNFSGSEQNKKVGTLSGGERNRLHLAMTLKEEGNVLLLDEPTNDLDVNTLRALEEGLENFAGCAVIISHDRWFLDRICTHILAFEGDSQVYFFEGSFSEYEENKRKRLGKEVTPTRIKYKKLVRN, from the coding sequence ATGTCAGACGATAAGAAAGTAATTTTTTCGATGTCGAGGGTAAGTAAAACCTATTCTTCGACGAATAAACAAGTGCTTAAGGATATCTATTTGAGTTTTTTCTACGGAGCGAAAATAGGTATTTTAGGGTTGAATGGTTCAGGGAAATCTTCACTTTTGAAGATTATCGCTGGGGTTGATAAAAATTATCAAGGCGATGTGGTTTTTGCCCCTGGTTACACGGTTGGTTATTTGGAACAAGAACCGCAATTAGATGAAAATAAAACGGTTATAGAAGTAGTTCGGGAAGGAGCTTCTGAAATTATCGGTATTTTGGACGAATTCAACAAAATCAACGATATGTTTGGTTTGGAAGAAGTGTATTCCGACCCCGACAAAATGCAAAAGTTGATGGACAAGCAAGCCGAATTGCAGGACAAAATCGATGCTTGTGGAGGTTGGGAAATCGATAATAAATTGGAAATCGCGATGGACGCTCTTCGTACGCCAGACCCCGACACGCCAATAAAAGTGCTTTCGGGAGGTGAACGCCGTAGAGTTGCATTGTGCCGATTATTGTTGCAACAACCTGATGTCCTGTTACTTGATGAGCCTACAAACCACCTTGACGCTGAGTCTGTTCTGTGGTTGGAGCAACATTTGCAACAATATACCGGAACAGTGATTGCCGTAACGCACGACCGTTATTTCTTGGATAATGTAGCCGGCTGGATTTTGGAACTTGACCGAGGTGAAGGCATTCCGTGGAAAGGAAACTATTCATCGTGGCTCGACCAAAAAGCCAAACGTTTGGCACAAGAGCAAAAAACGGAATCCAAACGACAAAAAGTGTTGGAACGCGAGTTGGAATGGGTGCGTCAGGGAGCTAAAGGACGCCAAGCCAAGCAAAAAGCACGTTTGCAAAATTACGACCGTTTGCTCAATGAAGACCAAAAACAATTGGAAGAAAAGCTCGAAATTTACATTCCTAACGGACCACGATTGGGAACGAATGTGATTGAAGCCAAGCACGTATCGAAAGCCTTTGGAGATAAAATTCTGTATGAAGATTTGAATTTCGTATTGCCACAAGCGGGAATTGTGGGAGTTATCGGACCTAACGGAGCAGGAAAATCGACTATTTTTAGAATGATTATGGGCGAAGAAACTCCTGATTCAGGGGAATTTATCGTTGGGGAAACCGTAAAAATTGCCTATGTTGACCAATCGCACAAGGATATCGACCCCGAAAAATCAATCTGGGAGAATTTCTCCGACGGGCAAGACCTTATTATGATGGGCGGGCGTCAGGTGAATTCACGTGCATACCTCAGTCGATTTAATTTCAGTGGAAGTGAGCAAAACAAAAAAGTAGGTACGCTTTCGGGAGGAGAACGTAACCGTTTGCATTTGGCAATGACCCTCAAAGAAGAAGGAAACGTTCTGTTACTCGATGAGCCTACCAACGATTTGGATGTTAATACATTACGAGCTTTAGAGGAAGGTTTGGAGAATTTTGCGGGCTGTGCTGTAATCATCTCGCACGACCGTTGGTTTTTGGACAGAATTTGTACGCATATTTTAGCATTTGAAGGCGATTCGCAAGTGTATTTCTTTGAAGGAAGTTTCTCCGAATACGAAGAAAATAAACGTAAACGTCTTGGAAAAGAAGTTACTCCAACGCGTATCAAATATAAAAAGTTAGTTCGTAATTAG
- a CDS encoding acetate/propionate family kinase codes for MEILIINSGSSSLKYQLIDSQKGISKVRGLVDRIGIDGSSIKYVALKDGKEVEIKKQLPISNHEEAMKQVTDLLTDAEVGVISNPDDIKAVGHRVVHGGEKFVQPTLVTEEVKKEIEKLIPLSPLHNPACLEGIRSAEKIFKKAKHVAVFDTAFHQSMPAKAFRYAIPNEYYKDYGVRAYGFHGTSHKYVDAQARKHLNKNIKNITIHLGNGSSMAAVNESGRCMDTTMGLTPLDGLVMGTRCGNIDAGVIFYLADRLNLTADEISTILNKKSGMLGLTGSSDARDVSDKYFAGDTNAILCYEMYAYRIKKFIGAYAAILNGLDSITFTAGLGENDDLIRLLACQGMEFLGIEIDENKNKEFNRPKQVVEVQSDKSRVKILIIPTNEELQIANEVVELIG; via the coding sequence ATGGAAATATTGATAATAAATTCAGGAAGTTCCTCATTAAAATATCAATTAATTGATTCACAGAAAGGTATTTCAAAAGTAAGAGGGCTTGTAGATAGAATCGGGATTGATGGAAGTTCAATCAAATACGTGGCTTTGAAAGATGGTAAGGAAGTGGAAATAAAGAAACAATTACCAATCAGCAACCACGAAGAGGCAATGAAGCAAGTGACTGATTTACTAACAGATGCAGAAGTAGGAGTTATTAGCAATCCGGATGATATTAAGGCTGTGGGGCATCGTGTGGTTCACGGGGGAGAAAAATTTGTACAACCAACGCTTGTAACAGAGGAAGTTAAGAAAGAAATTGAAAAACTTATTCCGCTGTCACCTTTGCATAATCCTGCTTGTTTGGAGGGTATTCGCAGTGCGGAAAAGATTTTCAAAAAAGCAAAACACGTGGCTGTTTTTGATACTGCTTTTCATCAATCAATGCCTGCCAAAGCGTTCCGTTACGCTATCCCGAATGAATATTACAAAGATTATGGCGTAAGAGCATACGGATTCCACGGAACAAGTCATAAATATGTTGATGCACAGGCACGTAAACATCTAAATAAGAATATAAAAAATATCACAATACACTTAGGAAACGGCTCAAGTATGGCAGCTGTGAATGAAAGTGGAAGATGTATGGATACAACAATGGGACTTACGCCACTTGATGGTTTGGTGATGGGGACACGTTGTGGAAATATTGATGCTGGAGTAATTTTCTATCTTGCTGACCGATTGAATTTAACAGCTGATGAAATTAGTACAATTCTCAACAAGAAAAGTGGAATGCTTGGATTAACAGGCAGTTCCGATGCACGAGATGTATCGGACAAATACTTTGCAGGAGATACCAATGCAATTCTTTGTTACGAAATGTATGCTTACCGAATTAAGAAATTTATTGGTGCGTATGCCGCTATTTTGAACGGATTGGATAGCATCACTTTCACGGCAGGTTTGGGTGAAAATGACGATTTAATTCGTTTACTTGCGTGTCAAGGAATGGAATTTTTAGGAATAGAAATCGATGAAAATAAAAATAAGGAATTTAACCGACCTAAGCAAGTTGTTGAGGTTCAAAGCGATAAAAGTCGTGTGAAAATTCTTATTATTCCTACAAACGAGGAGCTACAAATAGCTAACGAAGTAGTAGAACTAATTGGTTAA
- a CDS encoding isoprenylcysteine carboxyl methyltransferase family protein gives MKEVIIIFVCFFVLRLVSLGISIKNEKRIKEMGGIQYGKFNSMLLTFAHVSFYFLCLFEAIRNEHFSLDFTSKIGVALLVFAYLMLFYVIYQLKEIWTLKIYILPNHKINKSFLFKWVKHPNYFLNILPELVGIALLCKAYTTLCVMLPIYAVVLAIRIRQEEAAMKHLV, from the coding sequence ATGAAAGAAGTTATTATTATTTTTGTTTGTTTTTTTGTATTGCGATTGGTTTCTTTGGGAATTTCGATTAAAAATGAAAAGAGAATCAAGGAAATGGGAGGAATTCAATACGGAAAATTTAATTCGATGTTGCTGACGTTTGCTCACGTATCCTTTTATTTTCTTTGTTTGTTTGAAGCTATCCGAAACGAGCATTTTTCATTGGATTTTACCTCAAAAATAGGTGTTGCTTTGCTGGTTTTTGCTTACCTGATGTTGTTTTATGTGATTTATCAACTTAAAGAAATTTGGACACTGAAAATATACATATTACCTAACCATAAAATCAATAAATCTTTTTTATTCAAATGGGTAAAACATCCTAATTACTTTTTGAATATCTTGCCTGAACTTGTGGGAATTGCACTTTTATGTAAGGCTTACACCACACTTTGCGTTATGTTGCCTATCTATGCGGTAGTTTTAGCAATCCGTATCCGACAGGAAGAAGCCGCAATGAAACATTTGGTGTAA
- the pta gene encoding phosphate acetyltransferase: MNKSVYIITSDTYSGKSLVTIGVMQMIMRNTTKVAYFKPILESKTQKDNHIMTILSHFQLDMKYDDAYVFSRSEVASLKNKGKIGEVYDTIIKRYKELENKYDFVLVEGTDLLEESNVFDINFNASLAQSLNIPALIVLKDNFSSEDELVNHIQIEVNSLLEQEVQILGVFVNKAKYYVDGIKQKLQQEYKDIHFTFIPKEGDLSRPTVKEVADELGARFLYKGDDVDIITKKTIVGGMQLHNFLNHLSEGCLAVMPADRSDLIVGTLAAHISSNYPRVAGIVLSGALTPEKSIVKILDGTQKMLPIMVSKLGTFETANRIGNIKSKIYPESFEKIKLCIQLFEKYADVEDLNKRISSFKSETITPRMFQYNMVQKARNAQKHIVLPEGTDDRILTAASQLAADELVYLTILGEPEKIITRVNELGLRWDENRISIVNPIESPKYNSYAEKLYELRKSKGMELSQARDLMLDVSYFGTMMVFLGDADGMVSGAVNTTAHTIRPSLQFVKTKPNVNTVSSVFFMLLHDRVLVYGDCAIVPNPTAEQLAEIAISSAESAKAFGIEPKVALLSYSSGSSGSGADVDKVREATQIVKSQHPELLVEGPIQYDAAVNPKVGKSKMPDSKVAGQANVLIFPDLNTGNNTYKAVQRETGALAIGPMLQGLKKPVNDLSRGATIPDIYNTVLITAIQSVMEE; this comes from the coding sequence ATGAATAAATCGGTATATATCATCACATCCGACACTTACAGCGGAAAATCATTGGTTACCATTGGGGTAATGCAAATGATTATGCGAAACACAACCAAAGTAGCGTATTTCAAGCCAATTTTGGAAAGTAAAACTCAGAAAGATAATCATATAATGACGATTCTTTCTCATTTTCAGCTGGATATGAAGTACGATGATGCGTATGTTTTTTCGCGTAGTGAGGTGGCGAGCCTTAAAAATAAAGGAAAAATTGGCGAGGTTTACGACACAATTATCAAAAGATACAAAGAGCTGGAAAACAAGTACGATTTTGTATTAGTTGAAGGAACAGACTTATTGGAAGAAAGCAATGTGTTTGACATTAATTTCAATGCGTCGTTGGCTCAAAGCTTGAATATTCCGGCACTTATTGTATTGAAAGATAATTTTTCTTCGGAAGATGAATTGGTAAATCACATACAAATAGAGGTAAATTCCTTACTTGAACAAGAGGTTCAAATTTTGGGCGTATTTGTCAATAAGGCAAAGTATTACGTTGACGGAATAAAACAAAAGCTTCAACAAGAATACAAGGATATTCACTTCACTTTTATTCCAAAAGAAGGCGATTTAAGTCGCCCAACGGTGAAGGAAGTTGCCGATGAATTAGGAGCTCGCTTTCTGTACAAGGGCGATGATGTGGATATAATTACCAAAAAAACCATTGTGGGAGGAATGCAATTGCACAATTTCTTAAATCATCTGTCGGAAGGTTGTTTGGCTGTAATGCCAGCCGACCGTTCGGATTTGATTGTAGGAACATTGGCGGCTCACATTTCGTCAAATTATCCGCGTGTGGCGGGGATAGTACTTTCCGGAGCACTTACGCCTGAAAAATCTATCGTGAAAATCCTTGACGGAACACAAAAGATGCTTCCTATTATGGTATCAAAATTAGGAACTTTTGAAACAGCCAATCGCATCGGGAACATTAAATCGAAAATATATCCTGAAAGTTTTGAAAAAATAAAGCTGTGCATACAACTTTTTGAAAAATACGCCGATGTAGAGGATTTGAACAAAAGAATTTCTTCCTTCAAGTCCGAAACGATTACGCCACGTATGTTCCAGTACAATATGGTGCAAAAAGCTCGTAACGCTCAGAAACATATTGTTTTACCTGAAGGAACGGACGATCGTATTCTTACAGCGGCATCGCAACTGGCAGCCGACGAATTGGTTTATTTAACCATACTCGGCGAGCCTGAAAAAATAATCACACGAGTGAATGAGTTGGGATTGCGTTGGGACGAAAATCGTATATCAATTGTTAATCCGATAGAAAGTCCGAAGTATAATTCGTATGCCGAAAAATTGTACGAACTTCGAAAATCTAAAGGAATGGAACTGTCGCAAGCACGTGATTTGATGCTTGATGTTTCGTATTTCGGAACGATGATGGTGTTTTTAGGTGATGCTGACGGAATGGTTTCGGGTGCGGTAAATACTACAGCACACACAATTCGTCCTTCATTACAGTTCGTAAAAACCAAACCGAATGTAAATACGGTTTCTTCAGTGTTCTTTATGTTGTTGCACGACAGGGTACTTGTTTACGGAGATTGTGCAATTGTTCCGAATCCAACAGCAGAACAGTTGGCTGAAATAGCTATTTCTTCAGCTGAATCGGCAAAAGCTTTCGGAATTGAGCCTAAAGTTGCTTTACTTTCCTATTCTTCAGGAAGTTCGGGAAGCGGTGCCGATGTAGATAAAGTGCGTGAAGCAACTCAAATCGTAAAATCACAACATCCTGAATTATTGGTAGAAGGACCTATTCAGTACGATGCTGCGGTTAACCCTAAAGTAGGGAAAAGCAAAATGCCTGATTCAAAAGTGGCTGGGCAAGCGAATGTACTTATTTTCCCAGACTTGAACACAGGAAATAACACTTACAAAGCGGTACAACGTGAAACGGGAGCGTTAGCCATCGGGCCAATGTTACAAGGACTTAAAAAACCTGTAAACGATTTAAGTCGAGGAGCTACCATTCCTGACATTTACAATACGGTGTTAATTACTGCTATTCAGTCAGTTATGGAAGAATAG
- the mtaB gene encoding tRNA (N(6)-L-threonylcarbamoyladenosine(37)-C(2))-methylthiotransferase MtaB, whose translation MTSSEDRKKVAFYTLGCKLNFSETSTIARSFETEGFERVDFEQPADIYVINTCSVTENADKQFKQIVRKALKTNDKAFIAAVGCYAQLKPEELAAVDGVDLVLGAKEKFDITQYIDDLTKNNEGQVHSCEISETDFYVGSYSIGDRTRAFLKVQDGCDYKCTYCTIPMARGISRSDTIENILKNVHKISEQGIKEIVLTGVNIGDYGKGEFGNKKHEHTFLDLVQALDKVEGIERLRISSIEPNLLKDETIDFVSKSKAFVPHFHVPLQSGSNDILKKMKRRYLREVYASRVAKIKEVMPHACIGADVIVGFPGETDEHFLETYHFLSELEVSYLHVFTYSERDNTEAVLMEGVVPDAVRAKRSKMLRGLSAKKRNAFYQSQLGTERIVLFEGENKQGYIHGFTENYVKVKTPWNPELVNTLHRVKLTKIDSDGMVRFDFL comes from the coding sequence ATGACTTCATCAGAAGATAGAAAAAAGGTTGCATTCTACACATTAGGTTGTAAGTTGAATTTTTCAGAAACTTCAACCATAGCCCGCAGTTTTGAAACGGAAGGCTTCGAACGTGTTGATTTTGAGCAACCTGCTGATATATATGTGATAAATACGTGTTCCGTAACAGAAAATGCCGACAAGCAATTTAAGCAAATAGTTCGCAAAGCTCTGAAAACGAATGACAAGGCGTTTATTGCTGCTGTGGGATGCTATGCTCAGCTCAAACCGGAGGAATTGGCTGCCGTTGATGGCGTGGATTTGGTTTTGGGAGCAAAAGAAAAGTTTGATATTACACAGTATATTGATGACCTGACCAAAAACAATGAGGGACAGGTGCATTCTTGTGAAATTTCGGAAACGGATTTTTATGTAGGAAGTTATTCCATCGGCGACCGCACACGTGCTTTTTTAAAGGTGCAAGATGGTTGCGATTACAAATGTACTTATTGTACAATACCGATGGCTCGAGGTATTTCACGTAGTGATACTATTGAAAATATTCTTAAAAACGTACACAAAATTTCGGAACAAGGAATAAAAGAAATTGTACTAACAGGCGTAAACATAGGAGATTACGGAAAAGGGGAGTTTGGCAATAAAAAACACGAACATACTTTTTTGGATTTGGTACAAGCCTTGGATAAGGTTGAGGGAATTGAGCGTTTGCGGATTTCTTCCATCGAACCGAATTTACTAAAAGACGAAACTATTGATTTTGTGTCAAAAAGCAAGGCTTTTGTTCCTCATTTTCACGTGCCTTTACAAAGCGGGAGCAATGATATTCTTAAAAAGATGAAACGTCGTTATTTACGAGAAGTTTACGCCAGCAGAGTTGCGAAAATTAAAGAAGTGATGCCTCACGCTTGCATTGGTGCGGATGTTATTGTGGGTTTCCCTGGCGAAACTGATGAGCATTTTTTGGAAACATATCATTTTTTAAGTGAGCTGGAAGTGTCTTATTTACACGTTTTTACATATTCCGAGCGAGATAATACCGAAGCTGTGTTGATGGAAGGCGTTGTGCCTGATGCGGTTCGTGCCAAACGAAGTAAAATGCTTCGAGGGCTTTCTGCCAAAAAACGAAATGCTTTTTATCAAAGTCAATTGGGAACAGAAAGAATCGTTCTTTTTGAAGGAGAAAACAAGCAAGGATATATTCACGGTTTCACAGAAAATTACGTGAAGGTAAAAACTCCTTGGAATCCTGAATTGGTGAATACTTTGCATAGAGTAAAACTTACCAAAATTGATTCGGACGGAATGGTACGATTTGATTTTCTGTAA
- a CDS encoding SLC13 family permease, producing MADSRHYSFQILSRIQKVVDIQRRIIYFLLSAILAFGLTYWLYEPELNRAQIYVLFILFLAIGLWVTEAIPPFATGLFIFGFLIFATNSYYSELDPENAKSYYQEYVNTWSNSVIWLMLGGFFIAYAMQKTHLDRIVFKMSISRFGKTPDKILLGLMLTTAVFSMVMSNTATTAMMVASVAAFLQTLPKDSTLGKALLIGIAAAASFGGMGTLIGSPPNAIAVDALSDKGIGFLEWMYVGMPVSIILTLAAWYLLKIKYIKVNTPVHIQLEDELTEEEKQESPTILKMKKNVVLAILSVTLLLWLTEKLHNIPAAIVSFIPIMLLTMLGIVNGHDVRKLPWDTLMLVAGGLALGMAIKETGLAQHYVDKLQQVNLNFYVLVVVFALLTVLMSNVMSNTATATILIPIAAILAHQHPIVLPIVIGLSASTALFLPISTPPNAIVYSTGYLQQKDFRYIGLIAGIVGPLVTCAITILIFMVIF from the coding sequence ATGGCAGATTCCAGACATTATTCGTTTCAAATCTTGTCGCGTATTCAAAAAGTAGTTGATATACAACGCAGGATTATTTACTTTTTGCTGAGTGCTATACTGGCTTTCGGGCTGACGTATTGGCTGTATGAACCGGAGCTTAACAGAGCTCAGATTTATGTGCTGTTCATTCTGTTTTTGGCTATCGGATTGTGGGTAACGGAGGCGATTCCGCCTTTTGCCACGGGGCTTTTTATTTTCGGGTTTCTCATCTTTGCTACCAACAGTTATTATTCGGAATTAGACCCTGAAAACGCCAAATCGTATTACCAAGAATACGTAAATACGTGGTCAAACAGTGTGATTTGGCTGATGTTGGGAGGTTTTTTCATCGCCTACGCTATGCAGAAGACACATTTGGACAGGATTGTTTTTAAAATGTCTATTTCACGATTTGGAAAAACACCCGATAAGATTCTTTTAGGATTAATGCTTACCACGGCAGTCTTTTCAATGGTAATGTCAAACACGGCAACTACTGCAATGATGGTGGCTTCGGTAGCTGCTTTTCTACAAACTCTTCCGAAAGATTCTACCTTAGGTAAAGCATTACTGATCGGTATCGCGGCAGCGGCTTCTTTTGGCGGTATGGGAACGTTAATAGGTTCGCCACCGAACGCCATCGCTGTTGATGCACTTTCCGATAAAGGTATCGGATTCCTTGAATGGATGTATGTAGGGATGCCCGTTTCAATAATTTTAACGTTAGCTGCTTGGTACTTACTAAAAATTAAATACATCAAAGTAAATACGCCTGTTCACATACAGTTGGAGGACGAATTAACCGAAGAAGAAAAGCAAGAAAGCCCAACTATCTTGAAAATGAAAAAAAATGTGGTTTTGGCTATTCTTTCCGTTACGCTTTTGCTGTGGCTTACCGAAAAACTACATAATATACCTGCCGCCATCGTTTCGTTTATTCCTATTATGTTACTGACGATGCTCGGAATTGTTAACGGACACGACGTTCGCAAATTACCTTGGGATACATTAATGCTTGTGGCGGGAGGTTTAGCATTGGGTATGGCTATTAAAGAAACAGGATTGGCACAACATTATGTAGATAAACTTCAACAAGTTAATTTGAATTTTTATGTTTTGGTTGTTGTTTTTGCTCTTCTAACGGTTTTGATGTCGAACGTGATGAGTAACACTGCCACCGCAACGATTTTAATCCCGATTGCTGCTATCTTGGCACATCAGCATCCTATTGTTTTGCCTATTGTTATCGGGCTTAGTGCTTCCACCGCACTATTTTTACCGATTTCCACCCCACCCAATGCAATTGTTTACAGTACGGGTTATTTGCAACAAAAAGATTTCAGATACATCGGACTGATTGCCGGAATTGTAGGACCTTTAGTTACTTGTGCCATCACAATATTAATTTTTATGGTGATATTTTAA
- the priA gene encoding replication restart helicase PriA, with protein MPYFVDVILPIPLWKLFTYGVNEDEAHFLKPGMRVAVSFGKSKIYTALAFQIHTFEPTYQTKDIEYILDEIPVVNPLQLQHWQWISEFYMCSLGEVFKTAMPSSFLLESETIIEMNSKELEMSAFTDDEWLVYEALNFKTALTGNEVAKIVGKKKALKVLKGLVEKNAVKISEKMFEKYVPKLVKYIRLSSEYQSDEGIQKAFEILSKASKQKQLIVAYFNCINKEKGVLKAEKLLSEANVSASVLKSVVEKGIFEEYFIQKDRVSFAGDLLDKKTLSEAQQEAFSEIQNQFKEKQTVLLQGVTASGKTEIYIELIDQVLQSGKQVLFLLPEIGLTVHLISRLKKYFGDKMGVYHSKYNTNERVEVWNNVLNENAKNQLVVGVRSSVFLPFSNLGLVIVDEEHDSSYRQFEPAPRFHTRDVAIVLSKIHNANMLLGSATPSLESLYNAKREKYGYVYLSKRFGDFQAPDIEIIDMKDKRHRKQMTGHFSDVLIKEIEQTLQQGNQVILFQNQRGYAPVIQCESCATVPQCPHCDVSLTYHQGRNQLRCHYCGYAIAKPEVCIACGSTDLMTKGFGTEQIAKELAELFPTATIDRMDQDTTSGKHGYEKILSKFEQRETQILVGTQMISKGLDFENVGLVGVMNADSLIHFPDFRAYERSFQLLVQISGRAGRSSKKGKVLIQTYSPKHPVLQQVLHNNFKEMFQNQIEERREFHYPPFVRLIKITFKHSDFNKVNEGAEWFAEALRQGFSEQKLLQVLGPEFPLVSRIRNEYIKDILIKIPPEISVERVKKYILRTETSFQSVANFRSVRVIFNVE; from the coding sequence ATGCCTTATTTTGTTGATGTTATTCTTCCGATTCCTCTCTGGAAATTATTTACTTATGGTGTAAATGAAGATGAAGCACATTTTTTAAAACCCGGAATGCGAGTTGCTGTATCTTTTGGTAAATCAAAGATTTATACGGCTTTGGCGTTCCAAATACATACTTTTGAGCCAACTTACCAAACTAAGGATATTGAATATATTTTAGATGAAATTCCTGTTGTAAATCCGTTACAATTGCAACATTGGCAATGGATTTCCGAATTTTATATGTGTTCGTTGGGAGAAGTTTTCAAAACAGCAATGCCTTCTTCCTTTTTATTGGAGAGTGAAACAATCATTGAAATGAATTCCAAAGAATTGGAGATGAGTGCTTTTACGGATGATGAATGGTTAGTGTATGAGGCTCTGAATTTCAAAACTGCCCTGACGGGAAACGAGGTTGCTAAAATAGTAGGAAAGAAAAAAGCGTTAAAAGTTTTGAAGGGTTTGGTGGAGAAAAACGCCGTGAAAATTTCCGAAAAGATGTTTGAAAAATATGTTCCGAAGTTGGTGAAATACATCAGGTTATCTTCTGAATATCAATCTGATGAGGGAATACAAAAAGCTTTTGAAATCCTCTCTAAAGCAAGCAAACAAAAACAGCTTATCGTAGCCTATTTCAATTGTATCAATAAAGAAAAAGGGGTTTTAAAGGCTGAAAAATTACTTTCGGAGGCAAATGTTTCTGCCAGTGTTTTAAAATCTGTGGTTGAAAAAGGAATTTTTGAAGAGTATTTCATTCAGAAAGACCGTGTTAGTTTCGCGGGAGATTTGCTCGACAAAAAAACATTGAGCGAAGCCCAGCAAGAAGCATTTTCTGAAATTCAAAATCAATTTAAGGAGAAACAAACTGTTCTTCTTCAGGGAGTTACAGCCTCTGGAAAAACAGAAATTTATATTGAACTGATTGACCAAGTATTACAATCAGGAAAACAAGTTTTATTTCTGCTTCCTGAAATAGGACTTACCGTGCATTTAATCAGCAGATTAAAGAAATATTTTGGTGACAAGATGGGCGTTTATCATTCCAAATACAATACCAATGAGCGAGTTGAAGTTTGGAATAATGTTCTAAACGAAAATGCTAAAAATCAGCTGGTTGTAGGAGTTCGTTCATCGGTTTTTTTACCTTTTTCAAACTTAGGATTGGTAATTGTTGATGAGGAACACGATTCTTCCTATCGCCAATTTGAACCTGCTCCGCGTTTCCACACTCGTGATGTAGCGATAGTTTTATCTAAAATACATAATGCCAATATGTTACTGGGTTCGGCAACACCTTCGCTTGAGAGTCTTTACAATGCGAAACGAGAAAAATATGGCTATGTGTATCTCTCCAAACGATTTGGTGACTTTCAAGCTCCTGATATAGAGATAATTGATATGAAGGACAAACGCCATCGGAAGCAAATGACTGGGCATTTTTCCGATGTGCTTATAAAAGAAATCGAGCAGACACTCCAACAAGGAAATCAGGTTATTTTATTTCAAAATCAGCGAGGTTATGCTCCTGTAATTCAGTGTGAATCTTGTGCTACGGTGCCGCAATGTCCTCATTGTGATGTGAGTTTAACGTATCATCAAGGGAGAAATCAGCTGCGATGCCATTACTGCGGTTATGCCATAGCAAAACCCGAAGTTTGCATAGCTTGCGGAAGTACCGATTTGATGACGAAAGGATTTGGAACAGAGCAAATTGCAAAAGAACTGGCGGAACTCTTCCCAACAGCAACAATTGACAGAATGGACCAAGATACTACAAGCGGAAAGCACGGCTATGAGAAGATTTTATCGAAGTTTGAGCAACGAGAAACACAGATTTTGGTCGGGACGCAAATGATTAGCAAAGGTTTGGATTTTGAAAATGTGGGCTTGGTAGGAGTTATGAACGCCGATTCGCTTATTCATTTTCCTGACTTTAGGGCGTACGAGCGTAGCTTTCAGTTGTTGGTGCAAATATCGGGTAGGGCAGGGCGTAGTTCCAAGAAAGGAAAAGTTTTAATTCAGACCTACAGCCCGAAACATCCTGTCTTGCAACAAGTTTTGCATAATAATTTCAAAGAAATGTTCCAAAATCAAATTGAGGAACGCAGGGAATTTCATTATCCGCCCTTTGTCCGATTAATTAAAATAACTTTCAAACATTCGGATTTTAACAAAGTAAATGAGGGAGCGGAGTGGTTTGCAGAGGCTTTGCGTCAAGGATTTTCCGAGCAGAAACTCTTACAAGTGTTGGGACCTGAATTTCCGTTGGTTTCGCGTATTCGGAATGAATATATAAAGGATATTTTGATAAAAATACCGCCGGAAATTTCCGTAGAAAGAGTGAAAAAATATATTTTAAGAACCGAAACCAGCTTTCAATCTGTTGCTAACTTTAGGTCTGTTCGTGTAATTTTTAATGTGGAATAG